From the Ignavibacteria bacterium genome, the window TCGGTCTTGCGGCTACGGTGTTCCCACAGATTCTCGGCGAACTCAAATGCCGCACGCTTGGGATGAACAGCTATGTGGATGCATCTCACTTTGCAGACCCGTTGGCAGAAGTTCTCGATGAGTCGTCCATCATTATGCGATCACTTGGTTACGAGATCGGATTCAAGATCGATCCCGGTGTTGAGAAGATCGCCCTCGTTGATGAGCGAGGGATATGGTATACATCCTTGCGCCTTCTGTCGATCGTAACCAAGCTCTTCCTCGATACGAACCGTCAGCACGAACCATATCTGATCGCTATTCCTGTTCAAGCCACCGAAGAGATCGAAAAGATCGCGGCCGGATACAACGTTGAGGTTGTGCGTATCCGCAATTCGCATGGCGCGATGATGGAGGCAACCAAGGACGACCGAGTTCGGTTCGTTGGTGGTACGCGCGGCGGTTTCATCTTTCCCGAATTCCTTCAGGCCTCTGATGGAATGTATACAGCATGTAGGATCCTCGACATGCTTGCTCAAACAGATCACCAACTCTCGGAACTCGACCGAACTCTGCCGAAACGTCATCAATCCACCGTGTCGGTTCCGTGTCCGTATGAGGCACGCGGAACAGTGATGCGCAAGGCAATGGAGCATTCAGAAGGAATGCAACGTTTGCTCGTGGACGGTGTACGTGTAAGCAAGGATGGTGTAACAGTACTTCTTGCTCCTGACAAAGAAGAAGCATTGTTCACGATCACTGCAGAAGCGGACTCAGCGGATCAGGCGCGTTCAACCAGAGACACCTATGCAGAACTTGTCACGCAATGGCGTGACGGACAATGACTCGCACCTATGGATATCAAGATCTCTGACATTCTCGACCCGGCTTGTGTTGCCCTCAATCTTGAGGTGAAGGACAAGACCGATGCACTCAACAAAATGGTGGACCTCCTTGCCAAGAGTGGCAAGGTGCAGGACCGCGTTACCCTTGGATCCGTGATCCTCGAACGTGAGCGGCTCATGTCTACCGGCATTGGCAACGGCGTTGCCTTGCCCCATGGCAAGACGAACGTTGTGGATAGGTCGATGGCCGCTCTTGCAACGTTGGCCTCGCCGATAGATTTCGACGCGCTCGACGATAAGCCTGTCTCGATCATTCTCCTTCTCGTAGGCACTGAAGGCAACGTTGGTGTTCACCTTCGGTTGCTCAGTCGCATCTCCCGCATGGTAGGGTCGGAGCAGTTCCGCACGGCTCTTCTCAACGCTCGCTCAACAGAAGATGTGATGGCGTTGATGGGGCAGAACGAGGAGGAACGCGCGTGAGTCTCCAAGCCGTACGCGGTACACGAGATATCTTCGGTCCGGAAATGACCGCTTGGCACCGCGCCGAGCAGATCTTCCGTGATGTAGCCAACGCCTTCGCCTACAGTGAGTTCCGTACGCCGATGTTTGAGAGCACCGAGCTCTTCAAACGTGGTATTGGAGAGGACACAGACGTGGTTGGGAAGGAGATGTATACCTTCGAAGATCGCGGTGGAGATTCACTCACGTTGCGTCCGGAAATGACCGCACCGATCGTGCGAGCCATGATCGAGCACAGCTATTTGCGTCATCATCCTACCACCCGCTTATGGTATGCCGGACCGCAGTTTCGGTATGACAGGCCTCAGAAGGGTCGGTACCGTCAGTTCCATCAGTTCGGCGCGGAATGTATCGGCTCCCCCAATCCCGAAAGTGACGTGGAGATCATTCTCCTTGCCAACGAGGTTCTGCAGCGTGTTGGGATCACGCAATACACGCTCGAGCTCAACTCGCTCGGTACAGCTGACGTGCGTTTGGCCTACCGAACAGCACTCGTTGAGTATCTCACAGCGCATGCAGATGCACTCTCCGGTGATTCACAGCGTAGGATCACCACGAACCCATTACGGGTGTTGGATTCGAAAGAAGATCGAGATAAGACGATCGTAGCTGGTGCGCCCCTTCTCAGCTCATTCTTA encodes:
- a CDS encoding PTS sugar transporter subunit IIA, coding for MDIKISDILDPACVALNLEVKDKTDALNKMVDLLAKSGKVQDRVTLGSVILERERLMSTGIGNGVALPHGKTNVVDRSMAALATLASPIDFDALDDKPVSIILLLVGTEGNVGVHLRLLSRISRMVGSEQFRTALLNARSTEDVMALMGQNEEERA
- a CDS encoding histidine--tRNA ligase translates to MTAWHRAEQIFRDVANAFAYSEFRTPMFESTELFKRGIGEDTDVVGKEMYTFEDRGGDSLTLRPEMTAPIVRAMIEHSYLRHHPTTRLWYAGPQFRYDRPQKGRYRQFHQFGAECIGSPNPESDVEIILLANEVLQRVGITQYTLELNSLGTADVRLAYRTALVEYLTAHADALSGDSQRRITTNPLRVLDSKEDRDKTIVAGAPLLSSFLDEASASHLAAVRALLDVAGVKYVMNPLLVRGLDYYNHTVFEFTTNELGTQNAIGGGGRYDPLFTMLGGGEVPAVGFSIGIERLLLLLEAEQGGWGEEAVNGVYVCAVGDAALLPVHTIALRLRKRGLHVVTDLLRRSVKAQMKDANRERVRWVVMIGDDELAQGTAVVKNMETGEQQVVHQHELESVLL